One Thermodesulfobacteriota bacterium DNA window includes the following coding sequences:
- the acs gene encoding acetate--CoA ligase — protein MARKQKTIEALLKEGRTFSPSKKFKEHARVSDDAIYRRAKRNREKFWEDKAKELDWFKKWRKVLSWKAPDSKWFIGGKLNASYNCLDRHLDGPRKNKAAIIWEGEFGETITLTYWELYREVNKFSNVLKDLGVKKGDRVTIYMPMIPELAIAMLACARIGAPHSIVFGGFSAESLRDRIIDCKSNVLITADGGYRRGKVVPLKKNADEAVKKTPSIKKVVVVNRVGDKVKVRMKKGRDYWWHKLMEGAQPYFAPEKMDSEDLLFILYTSGTTGKPKGIVHTTGGYLVEASATTKLVFDLKEEDTYWCTADIGWITGHSYIIYGPLANGATSIMYEGAPDYPDIGRFWAIVEKYAVTIFYTAPTAIRAFMKWGEEHPQKYDLSSLRLLGSVGEPINPEAWMWYHTHIGGRKCPIVDTWWQTETGSILITGLPGHTTLKPGSATIPFPGIDADIVDEDGKTVKEGAGYLVLKKPWPSMLRGIYGDPKRYKEQYWSKYPGIYFTGDGAKRDKDGYIWVLGRVDDVMNVAGHRISTMEVESALVDHPSVAESAVVGKSHDLKGQAIVAFTTLKKGIKSSTKLVGHLRGHVAKKIGAIARPDDIIFTAELPKTRSGKIMRRLLRNIAEGSVLGDTTTLADPTVVNELKNKYEDKEG, from the coding sequence ATGGCCAGAAAACAAAAAACTATTGAAGCATTATTAAAGGAAGGACGCACTTTTTCTCCTAGTAAAAAATTTAAAGAACACGCTCGTGTAAGTGATGATGCAATATACCGCAGGGCAAAACGAAACAGAGAGAAGTTTTGGGAAGACAAAGCCAAAGAGCTCGACTGGTTTAAAAAGTGGAGAAAGGTTCTTAGCTGGAAAGCTCCAGATTCCAAATGGTTTATCGGGGGCAAATTAAATGCTTCATATAACTGTCTTGATAGGCATTTAGACGGACCAAGGAAAAATAAAGCAGCAATAATTTGGGAGGGGGAGTTTGGTGAAACCATTACTCTTACTTATTGGGAACTCTACAGAGAAGTAAATAAATTTTCTAATGTTCTAAAAGACCTAGGGGTAAAAAAGGGGGATAGGGTTACCATCTATATGCCTATGATCCCTGAGCTTGCAATTGCTATGCTTGCTTGCGCTAGAATTGGAGCCCCTCACAGCATTGTCTTTGGAGGTTTTAGTGCCGAGAGCCTAAGAGACAGAATTATAGACTGCAAATCTAATGTGCTTATTACTGCGGACGGCGGATACAGGAGAGGAAAAGTAGTTCCTCTTAAGAAAAATGCCGATGAGGCAGTTAAGAAAACCCCATCTATAAAAAAAGTTGTTGTAGTAAACCGTGTTGGAGATAAAGTGAAAGTTAGAATGAAGAAAGGAAGAGATTATTGGTGGCATAAACTAATGGAAGGCGCTCAGCCATACTTCGCGCCAGAAAAAATGGACTCTGAGGATTTACTTTTCATTCTCTACACTAGCGGCACAACTGGAAAGCCCAAAGGCATAGTTCATACAACTGGTGGATATTTAGTAGAAGCCTCTGCTACAACAAAGTTGGTTTTCGACTTAAAAGAAGAAGACACATACTGGTGCACAGCGGATATTGGCTGGATTACCGGGCATAGCTATATTATTTATGGCCCTTTGGCAAACGGCGCAACATCGATAATGTATGAGGGCGCGCCAGATTATCCTGATATAGGACGTTTTTGGGCAATAGTAGAAAAATATGCGGTAACTATTTTCTATACCGCACCTACGGCAATCAGGGCATTTATGAAATGGGGTGAAGAACATCCCCAGAAGTACGATTTATCCTCGCTCCGTCTTCTTGGCTCAGTAGGTGAGCCGATTAACCCAGAGGCTTGGATGTGGTATCACACACATATCGGAGGACGGAAATGTCCGATAGTAGATACTTGGTGGCAGACAGAGACCGGCTCTATTCTAATAACTGGACTGCCCGGACACACTACATTAAAACCCGGGTCTGCTACTATACCTTTCCCTGGAATAGACGCAGACATTGTGGATGAAGATGGTAAGACGGTTAAAGAGGGCGCAGGTTATTTAGTTCTCAAAAAGCCTTGGCCTTCAATGCTGCGCGGTATCTATGGAGATCCCAAACGATATAAAGAACAGTATTGGAGTAAGTATCCTGGGATCTATTTCACAGGCGATGGAGCAAAGAGGGATAAGGACGGATATATATGGGTTCTTGGCAGAGTGGATGATGTAATGAATGTGGCTGGGCACAGAATCAGCACTATGGAAGTGGAGAGCGCGCTGGTGGATCATCCGAGCGTTGCAGAATCTGCTGTTGTTGGAAAGAGTCACGATTTAAAAGGTCAGGCTATTGTAGCTTTTACAACCCTTAAAAAAGGAATTAAGTCGAGCACAAAATTAGTTGGTCATCTAAGAGGCCATGTTGCAAAGAAGATTGGCGCCATCGCAAGGCCTGATGATATTATATTCACTGCAGAGCTTCCGAAAACAAGAAGCGGTAAGATAATGAGACGGCTTCTTCGAAATATTGCCGAGGGTAGTGTTTTAGGAGACACAACTACACTTGCTGATCCTACCGTAGTTAATGAGCTTAAGAATAAGTATGAAGATAAAGAGGGTTAA